In Vibrio sp. STUT-A11, a genomic segment contains:
- a CDS encoding peptidoglycan DD-metalloendopeptidase family protein, with the protein MSKLLRRTGISFMLVAGLFGCAAHSPAPVSSLKKDYSNVERGSYRGSYYEVKKGDTLYFIAYVTDKDVNDLVRYNELSQPYTIYPGQRLKLWAPKYIAPKYGQKVEPVVAPIVTKTPAPVTKISTVSKPDTSSKSSTPKVQPTSPKVVQKQPPKKVEQSKTKEYVGSKDNQNVKKNPSTTTAKNANVSKWLWPTKGRVIKNFSAGEQGNKGIDIAGQRGQPIVSTAAGTVVYSGNALRGYGNLIIVKHNDNYLSAYAHNDKLLVSEGQSVNSGQKIATMGSSGSKSVKLHFEIRYQGKSVNPKRYLP; encoded by the coding sequence GTGAGTAAGTTACTACGTCGTACTGGTATTAGCTTTATGTTGGTTGCGGGACTCTTCGGTTGCGCGGCCCACTCACCTGCGCCTGTTTCTAGCCTAAAAAAAGATTACTCAAACGTTGAACGGGGGAGCTATAGAGGGAGTTACTATGAAGTAAAAAAAGGAGATACACTTTATTTCATAGCATACGTCACGGATAAAGATGTAAATGATCTTGTTCGTTACAATGAGCTGTCCCAGCCTTATACTATTTACCCTGGCCAACGCCTAAAACTTTGGGCTCCGAAATATATTGCTCCTAAATATGGGCAAAAAGTGGAACCCGTTGTGGCACCTATAGTTACGAAGACTCCGGCTCCAGTGACTAAAATATCGACAGTATCTAAACCCGACACTTCAAGTAAAAGCTCTACCCCAAAAGTGCAGCCGACTAGTCCTAAAGTGGTGCAAAAACAGCCGCCGAAGAAGGTTGAACAATCCAAAACAAAGGAGTATGTTGGTTCAAAAGATAACCAAAATGTGAAGAAAAATCCGTCTACAACGACTGCTAAAAATGCCAACGTATCGAAGTGGTTGTGGCCAACAAAAGGGAGAGTAATCAAGAACTTTTCGGCGGGAGAACAGGGAAATAAAGGTATTGATATCGCAGGACAGCGTGGTCAGCCTATCGTTTCAACCGCAGCCGGCACTGTTGTTTATTCAGGCAATGCACTACGAGGTTATGGCAACCTAATTATAGTGAAGCATAATGACAATTATCTCAGCGCATATGCCCATAATGACAAGCTGCTGGTATCCGAAGGACAAAGTGTCAACAGTGGACAAAAAATCGCAACCATGGGTAGTTCTGGTTCGAAATCCGTCAAACTGCACTTTGAAATTCGCTACCAAGGTAAATCAGTGAATCCAAAACGCTATTTACCGTAA
- the rpoS gene encoding RNA polymerase sigma factor RpoS — translation MSISNTVTKVEEFEFDDESVKTVASQLGKSSSTESKAAPREEFDASNKSLDATQLYLGEIGFSPLLTAEEEVLYARRALRGDEAARKRMIESNLRLVVKISRRYSNRGLALLDLIEEGNLGLIRAVEKFDPERGFRFSTYATWWIRQTIERALMNQTRTIRLPIHVVKELNIYLRTARELSQKLDHEPTAEEIAAQLDIPVEDVSKMLRLNERISSVDTPIGGDGEKALLDIIPDGNNSDPEVSTQDDDIKSSLIHWLEELNPKQKEVLARRFGLLGYEPSTLEEVGREIGLTRERVRQIQVEGLRRLREVLIKQGLTMENLFNVEDD, via the coding sequence ATGAGTATCAGCAACACAGTAACCAAAGTTGAAGAGTTTGAATTTGACGATGAGTCAGTGAAGACCGTTGCCAGTCAACTCGGAAAATCATCATCCACAGAAAGCAAAGCTGCTCCGCGTGAAGAATTTGATGCGAGCAACAAAAGCTTAGATGCAACCCAATTGTATTTAGGTGAAATTGGCTTCTCACCTCTACTCACCGCGGAAGAAGAAGTGCTGTATGCCCGACGTGCATTACGTGGCGATGAAGCTGCCCGTAAGCGCATGATCGAAAGTAACTTGCGCTTGGTGGTAAAAATTTCTCGCCGTTACAGCAACCGTGGTCTGGCGCTTCTGGATCTTATCGAGGAAGGTAACCTAGGCTTGATCCGCGCCGTTGAGAAGTTCGATCCTGAACGCGGTTTTCGATTCTCTACTTATGCGACATGGTGGATTCGACAAACGATCGAACGTGCGTTGATGAACCAAACCCGTACTATTCGTTTACCGATTCACGTTGTGAAAGAGCTGAACATTTATCTACGCACCGCAAGGGAACTTTCTCAGAAGCTCGATCACGAACCAACTGCCGAAGAGATTGCAGCGCAACTCGATATTCCAGTTGAAGATGTCAGCAAAATGCTTCGCCTGAATGAGCGTATAAGTTCTGTTGACACGCCAATCGGTGGTGATGGTGAAAAAGCACTACTCGATATCATTCCTGATGGAAATAACTCAGATCCGGAAGTTTCGACACAAGATGACGATATCAAGTCATCTCTGATTCATTGGCTTGAAGAGCTGAACCCGAAACAGAAAGAAGTGCTGGCTCGTCGTTTTGGTTTATTAGGTTATGAACCTTCAACGCTGGAAGAAGTAGGGCGTGAAATTGGACTCACTCGTGAACGCGTTCGCCAGATCCAAGTGGAAGGTCTACGTCGTCTACGCGAAGTATTGATTAAACAAGGTCTGACT